From Cucurbita pepo subsp. pepo cultivar mu-cu-16 unplaced genomic scaffold, ASM280686v2 Cp4.1_scaffold000102, whole genome shotgun sequence, a single genomic window includes:
- the LOC111783822 gene encoding prohibitin-3, mitochondrial: MGSSQAAVSFLTNIARAAFGLGAAASVLNASLYTVDGGERAVLFDRFRGVIDDTVGEGTHFLIPWLQKPFIFDIRTRPHTFSSVSGTKDLQMVNLSLRVLSRPEISRLPDIFKTLGLEYDEKVLPSIGNEVLKAVVAQFNADQLLTERPHVSALVRESLVRRAKDFNIVLDDVAITHLSYSPEFSKAVEQKQVAQQEAERSKFVVAKAEQERRAAIIRAEGESESAKLISDATSAAGMGLIELRRIEASREIASTLAKSPNVAYLPGGQNMLLALNSNR; encoded by the coding sequence ATGGGTAGCAGCCAAGCCGCTGTGTCATTTCTCACCAATATTGCTCGTGCTGCTTTCGGTCTCGGGGCCGCCGCATCGGTTCTGAATGCCTCCCTGTACACCGTTGACGGTGGTGAAAGAGCTGTCCTCTTCGATCGGTTTCGGGGTGTAATTGACGACACTGTCGGTGAGGGAACACACTTCTTGATTCCATGGCTTCAAAAGCcctttatatttgatattcgTACCAGACCACACACTTTCTCGTCTGTTTCCGGTACCAAAGATCTTCAGATGGTAAATCTGAGCCTACGTGTTCTCTCTCGCCCTGAGATTTCTCGTCTCCCCGACATTTTCAAAACCCTAGGTCTAGAGTACGACGAGAAGGTCCTCCCTTCTATTGGAAATGAGGTTCTGAAGGCCGTCGTTGCCCAATTCAATGCCGATCAGCTTTTGACCGAGCGGCCTCACGTTTCGGCTCTTGTGCGTGAGAGCCTTGTCCGGCGGGCGAAGGACTTCAACATTGTGCTGGATGACGTTGCCATCACTCATTTGTCCTATAGCCCAGAGTTCTCTAAGGCAGTTGAGCAGAAGCAAGTAGCGCAACAAGAGGCTGAGAGGTCAAAATTTGTTGTGGCAAAGGCTGAACAAGAAAGAAGGGCCGCAATTATTAGGGCTGAGGGTGAGAGCGAGTCAGCTAAGTTGATTTCTGATGCCACGTCGGCCGCTGGTATGGGTTTGATCGAGCTGAGGAGAATTGAAGCATCAAGGGAGATTGCATCCACCCTCGCCAAGTCGCCGAATGTGGCCTACTTGCCCGGTGGTCAGAACATGCTTTTGGCTCTCAATTCGAATCGTTGA